TCCGGTGGAATAAATATGACCTGGGTGAAAGAATTGAAGTTGGAAAGGGAGACCTAAGTTTTTCCAGATGGCGATTTCGGGCTTATAAGCGATTTGCCTGTAATCTTCGTAATTGATTCCATCCAGAGAAGGAACTTTAACCAATGTTGGTCGAACATAGTCTTTTTTTAAAAGTTTTTTTGCTTTTCGATCCAAATGGTCCAGACCGAAAGGCTGGTTTTCATTGCTGAATATATCTGTTAAGGAATGAAGAGAAACGGAATCTTCGTTTTTCAAAAAAGAAAACCCGGCAAGAACGATCGCAATCAAAGCAAAGAAAAAGTTTAATTTTTTCATTACTCATACCATTGTAATGAGTAATGAAATATCTGACCATTCCTTTTAAAATCTAAAAAGTTTTGTGCTGTGATGTAACGATGCGGAGACTTCTTCCAGATTTTGCATTGCTCCGATGATGGAATGAATAGATGCGGATTGTTCTTCCGAAGTAGCGGCCAATTCACTCACAACACTATTGTTTTCCGTATTTCTATGCATGATCACTTCCAGCTCTTGATTGAGCTTCTGTGATAATTGATCGATATTGGATGCAATTCTAATCAATTCTTGGATGGCCGCTTTTTCCTTTTCAGAGTGTGTGAATATTTCCTGAAATGAGGATTCTATTTTTATAATATCATTTGCACCGTTTTGAAGTTCAACTAGTCTGGATTTGTTATCATCCGTTACAAATAATAACTCGGATCGGAAACCGGATATAGACTGATGAATTTCTTTCGCGGACCTAGAAGACTGTTCCGCCAATTTTTTAATTTCTTCCGCAACCACCGCAAATCCGGCGCCTGCTTCTCCCGCGCGTGATGCTTCGATTGCGGCGTTTAATGAAAGTAAGTTGGTTCTATCCGCTACATAAGTAATAGAGCTTAGAATATTTGCAATTTCATTGGATTTGAGAGCGAGAGCTTCCAATCTTTTTGTACCTGAATCCACGGATACGCTGAATGCGTTCATCTGAGAAGAAAGATCTTTGGATACGGAAAAGGAATTATCTATCACATTCCTAGTATCAGCGATCGTTTTGGAAAGGGAAGAGGCTTGGTTGTTTATGGAAACGATGGATTGGGTGAGCGCTATAATTTGGTCGCCAGCCTGAGACGAACTCTCCTGAGTTACGCTTACGCTATCGGAAAGAGTATTGAGCGATTTTGATAATTCTTGTACGGAAACATCGATTTGTTTGATGGAATTATTTGCCATGCTGGAATGAACTTCCACAAATTCGGAGTTGGAATATAGTTGTGAGACCAATCCTTTCATTTCCACTTTCAAATCGCTCAATTTTTGGAATGCAGTATAAAAAGTATTGGAGTCATCCGGAATCTGGATATTTGTTTTTAAGTCCCGTTCGGCCAACCCTTGGATTTGGGTTTCCAATTTTTTCAATTCGTTTTTAAAGAAAATTTCCTGGAAAATGTAGCCGAGAACAAATGCCAAGCTGGAAGCTCCCAGAAAAAATAAACCTAACTCTAGTTTGTTTGCGAACAAAGTGAAATAAAAACCGGCAACTCCGACCGGAATCGGTAAACCTAGGAAAAAAATATTTTTGTGATTGGAAATCCATCGTGTACCCGATTGTAGTAAAAGATGCCATAAGGTTTTTTGGCTTTTTCTCATTCCAAATAGAATCTCTGCGGCTTCGATTTGTTCAGGCGAAGCATGGGTCCGAACTGACATGTATCCGATCGGGTGGTCTCCTTGGAAAAGGGGGGAAATGTTTGCATCTACCCAGTAATGATCTCCGTTCTTACAACGATTGATAACGACGCCGTTCCAGGATTTATTTTGGTTCAGGGTATTCCACATATCTGCAAAGACTTCCCTGGGAACTGATGGATGACGGACGATATTTTGAGGTTTGCCTAGTAGTTCTTCTTCTGAAAATCCGCTGATTTCACAAAACTCCGCATTTACGAACTGGATAATACCTTTCAGGTCTGTTTTTGAGATGATATTTTGACCTGGCAAAAATTTTCTTTCGGTGTTGGTTACAGGGCCGTTATTTTTCATTGGACTTAGAATTAATTTAAACCTATTATCAGTAAAATTGCCAGATGATTTACGAGCAATCAGATTCTAAAAACGGACCGCAATTTTCAGTTATCATTATTATGAAAAAATATTCAGCATTTTTTAACAAATTATTCATCGTGTTTTTTCTATTGTCTTGCGCCAACCCCGAGAAAACAAACAAAATCATCGGTGAATCTGTTACAGGTACTAAGGAAAAACCCTTATCCTTCCAAAAAATCGCCCCGCTAACAACAAACGCATTGGGCGCAAGAAAAAATATTCACGAAAAAGGTTGGTTGTTTATACCTTCTTCAAAACAATCCATCGAATCCGTCGTCGAATCAGGTAGAATGAGCTCCAGAGTTGCGAAATCGTTATTATTTGTGAAATGGAAAAAGAGAGCCTCCGATTACCCTGGTAGTTTGAAAACAACGATGGAGAAGATCGAAACTTTTAGCGAAAAAACACGTTCTTCCGGAACCGCTTTGTCTTCCGATATCTTTCAATTCTCTTTGCAGCTAACGGCCGATGAGTGGAAGCTTGCGAAAAAAATGGGGAATACTGCGGGAGAAAGGTTGATCAACGGTTATCTCTTTCTTGATGACAAAGTGGAAGAAGATACGGAGCAAGTATTGAAGGCGTATTCCGATTTGAATGAAAAAAGATCCGGTGTAACCAAGTCGTTGAATGAATTGTTTTTCGATACCACTTCCAAAAACGGAAAAAAACTTACTTCTGCGTGGAAGGGTAGTTATGCGAAAACTACGAAAGCATTTTTGGATGAATATGAAGAATCGGGAAGCCGGGATAATACGTTAACGGCTCTTTGGGATATTTTTCAAGGATATACGTTCGCTTTGAAGGAATTGGTAGTTCCTGCCGCAGAGACTACGGCATCCGTTGGAGAAACGATCGTGGTGGGAGGTGTATTTGTTCCTGTCTCTCATTTGCTTACGGTATCCGGGCAAACAGTTGTAACGACAGGTATGGTTTTATACTATTCGACTAAAGTCGGTTATAGGGTAATCAGCCCCAGTTTGGAAGCGGGATTATTCAGTACAATGGGAATCGCTTCCGCTTCTTCCACCGTACCAACTCTTGTAACGGGAGGAGGGATCTCCGCATTTAATCAGGTAACAACTGTCATAGGATCAAGAGTAGGGGAGGGCGCAGCAAAGGGAGGCGCGGTAGTAGGCGAAACG
This is a stretch of genomic DNA from Leptospira kobayashii. It encodes these proteins:
- a CDS encoding methyl-accepting chemotaxis protein, with amino-acid sequence MKNNGPVTNTERKFLPGQNIISKTDLKGIIQFVNAEFCEISGFSEEELLGKPQNIVRHPSVPREVFADMWNTLNQNKSWNGVVINRCKNGDHYWVDANISPLFQGDHPIGYMSVRTHASPEQIEAAEILFGMRKSQKTLWHLLLQSGTRWISNHKNIFFLGLPIPVGVAGFYFTLFANKLELGLFFLGASSLAFVLGYIFQEIFFKNELKKLETQIQGLAERDLKTNIQIPDDSNTFYTAFQKLSDLKVEMKGLVSQLYSNSEFVEVHSSMANNSIKQIDVSVQELSKSLNTLSDSVSVTQESSSQAGDQIIALTQSIVSINNQASSLSKTIADTRNVIDNSFSVSKDLSSQMNAFSVSVDSGTKRLEALALKSNEIANILSSITYVADRTNLLSLNAAIEASRAGEAGAGFAVVAEEIKKLAEQSSRSAKEIHQSISGFRSELLFVTDDNKSRLVELQNGANDIIKIESSFQEIFTHSEKEKAAIQELIRIASNIDQLSQKLNQELEVIMHRNTENNSVVSELAATSEEQSASIHSIIGAMQNLEEVSASLHHSTKLFRF